In Camelus ferus isolate YT-003-E chromosome 10, BCGSAC_Cfer_1.0, whole genome shotgun sequence, the following proteins share a genomic window:
- the LOC116666281 gene encoding skin secretory protein xP2-like, which translates to MGGFPNYKGVRSVGGRREARAPARSGPAGRGRLRESGRGAGSAAARAPRRLPHPSPERPSGGGTALGLWEGWGETRAPGCSPRPLPWPPGPALLAAQRTARPPSPAGTRGGSRRKPRPSHAQPPPPALTSGAQPAQPAVGPVPAEASRYFRAPELAGRRTCPRRPVPSKEAGWSPKCR; encoded by the exons ATGGGAGGTTTTCCAAATTATAAAGGAGTCAGATCAGTCGGGGGGCGGCGGGAGGCACGGGCACCAGCCCGCTCCGGCCCCGCAGGGCGCGGGCGACTCCGAGAGTCCGGGCGCGGGGCGGGCTCTGCGGCGGCCCGAGCGCCACGGAGGCTTCCGCACCCGTCGCCGGAGCGCCCAAGCGGCGGGGGCACAGCtttggggctgtgggaggggtggggagagacaagGGCTCCGGGGTGCTCACCGCGCCCACTGCCGTGGCCCCCGGGGCCGGCCCTCCTCGCCGCGCAGAGGACCGCGCGGCCTCCCTCCCCCGCGGGGACCAGGGGTGGCAGCCGCCGCAAACCCCGTCCTTCCCACGcccagccgccgccgcccgcaCTCACCTCAGGGGCACAACCGGCACAGCCGGCCGTCGGCCCCGTTCCCGCCGAAGCGTCTCG GTACTTCAGGGCTCCAGAGCTTGCCGGGAGACGCACATGTCCAAGAAGGCCAGTCCCCAGCAAGGAAGCAGGATGGAGCCCCAAGTGCAGGTAG